A single window of Chloracidobacterium sp. DNA harbors:
- a CDS encoding MoxR family ATPase — protein MRDWITTESTTPAGSAVASFDAAGKIAELQASIERVIRGKTDTVRLALIAILARGHILIEDVPGIGKTTLANALSRALELSFQRVQFTSDLLPSDVIGLSIYNQKNSEFEWRSGPIFSNIVLADEINRATPKTQSALLEAMAEEQVTVEGVSRQLPLPFIVIATQNPSEHHGTYPLPESQLDRFMLRLHMGYPSTDDERRILRDRESVNPLESVRPVMSRSDVIELQRLVAEVRVDDALLDYLLKIVEATRNSDSLELGISPRGTLALFRSAQASAFIEGRNYCIADDIKRLVVPCFGHRVIVNSRANSLRQRTRESEQVLQELLTKISVPI, from the coding sequence ATGAGAGATTGGATCACAACTGAGTCAACAACTCCGGCGGGTTCGGCCGTTGCAAGTTTTGACGCCGCCGGCAAGATCGCTGAACTGCAGGCGTCGATCGAACGCGTCATTCGTGGAAAGACCGATACGGTAAGGCTCGCCCTGATCGCGATCCTCGCCCGGGGCCACATCCTTATCGAGGACGTGCCCGGTATCGGCAAGACGACTCTCGCAAACGCACTCTCTCGGGCCCTCGAACTTTCTTTCCAGCGTGTCCAGTTTACCTCTGACCTACTGCCGTCAGACGTGATCGGGCTCTCGATCTATAATCAGAAAAACAGCGAATTTGAATGGAGATCGGGGCCGATCTTCTCCAATATCGTCCTCGCGGATGAGATCAACCGGGCAACGCCGAAAACGCAGTCCGCATTGCTCGAGGCAATGGCCGAGGAGCAAGTAACGGTCGAGGGCGTGTCGCGGCAACTGCCGCTGCCCTTTATCGTGATTGCCACCCAAAACCCATCCGAGCATCACGGGACGTATCCGCTGCCCGAGTCACAGCTTGACCGCTTTATGCTGCGGCTACATATGGGATATCCGAGCACCGATGACGAACGCCGCATCCTTCGCGACCGTGAGAGCGTCAATCCGCTCGAATCTGTCCGTCCGGTTATGTCGCGTTCCGACGTAATTGAACTGCAGCGTCTGGTCGCCGAGGTCCGTGTTGACGACGCCCTGCTCGATTACCTTTTGAAGATCGTCGAAGCCACCCGCAACAGCGATTCACTCGAACTCGGCATCAGTCCCCGCGGAACGCTCGCACTATTCCGATCGGCACAGGCATCCGCGTTTATCGAGGGCCGCAATTACTGTATCGCCGACGATATCAAACGCCTGGTCGTACCGTGCTTTGGGCATCGAGTGATCGTCAATTCGAGGGCAAACTCGCTCCGCCAACGCACCCGCGAATCCGAACAGGTTCTGCAAGAATTACTTACGAAGATAAGCGTGCCGATCTAG
- a CDS encoding DUF58 domain-containing protein has translation MRLSTLRQLFSFRDLRNALVGIAVVFGGIGLSLFTLYAHQAGDVRLAGISAAISLIFVLLILIFVVPPLARNASREASQMNLPFEFTTGGAVMLVLLTVVGFSAWNTGNNLLFLVLSFLIAGMIVGFFAGSICLKRLDVKMRFPETIFAGEPTPILISVTNRKRIFPSLSVVAQVRGTERERSIAADELKALLPRFLAERLSRPPMIRKTLDHIVYIPRRQSVESRSEHIFLHRGRFVIKDFELSTRFPFGFFRHRRRLPARETELIVFPTPLPFDDNIDDLPLDAGKFVANKHGMGQDLLALRDYQPNDDLRRIDWKATARSSRLTVREFAAEDEKRVTVAFDTQVPDERDDSLSLRARISAEQSGKPVVASDRFEAGASLAASILLHFAEQQAELKLVIDDDEGEFGIGRIHLYEMLKRLSIIEPSFPKMDLPPEPATDLERILNSSDDSHWFLVTASADRDLSPETLQRLIIIGF, from the coding sequence GTGAGACTGTCAACACTCCGACAACTTTTCAGCTTTCGCGACCTCCGGAACGCGCTCGTCGGCATTGCCGTTGTATTCGGCGGGATCGGGCTGTCACTCTTTACGCTCTATGCTCATCAGGCCGGTGATGTCAGGCTGGCCGGCATCTCGGCCGCTATCTCACTTATTTTCGTCCTGCTGATTCTGATATTTGTCGTGCCGCCGCTCGCCCGCAACGCGAGCCGCGAAGCTTCGCAGATGAATCTGCCGTTCGAGTTTACGACCGGCGGGGCCGTGATGCTAGTTTTGCTGACAGTCGTCGGTTTTTCGGCGTGGAATACCGGCAATAACCTGCTGTTTCTCGTGCTCTCATTCCTGATCGCCGGGATGATCGTCGGTTTTTTTGCCGGCAGTATCTGCCTCAAGCGCCTTGACGTAAAAATGCGATTCCCCGAAACGATCTTTGCCGGCGAACCGACACCGATACTGATCAGCGTCACCAATCGAAAACGTATTTTCCCAAGCCTTTCGGTCGTCGCCCAAGTTCGCGGTACTGAACGCGAGCGTTCGATCGCTGCCGATGAGCTCAAGGCATTACTGCCGCGTTTTCTGGCGGAACGCCTCAGCCGCCCACCGATGATCCGCAAAACGCTCGACCACATTGTTTATATCCCTCGACGCCAATCTGTCGAAAGTAGGTCTGAGCATATTTTCCTGCATCGTGGACGCTTTGTCATCAAGGACTTTGAACTGTCAACACGTTTCCCCTTCGGATTCTTCAGGCATCGCCGTCGATTGCCCGCACGCGAGACCGAACTCATCGTGTTTCCGACACCGTTGCCCTTTGACGATAATATTGACGACCTGCCGCTCGACGCCGGTAAATTTGTCGCTAACAAACACGGAATGGGCCAAGATCTGCTAGCCCTGCGCGATTACCAACCCAACGACGACCTTCGGCGGATCGATTGGAAAGCCACCGCGAGGTCGAGTCGGTTGACGGTGCGAGAGTTTGCCGCCGAGGACGAAAAGCGTGTGACCGTCGCCTTTGACACGCAGGTTCCCGACGAGAGGGACGACAGTTTGTCTCTGCGTGCGAGGATCAGTGCCGAGCAGAGCGGAAAGCCGGTGGTCGCCTCCGACCGGTTTGAGGCCGGAGCGAGCCTGGCCGCCTCCATTCTGCTGCATTTCGCCGAGCAGCAGGCCGAGCTAAAACTAGTGATCGACGATGACGAAGGCGAATTCGGCATCGGCCGCATCCATCTCTACGAAATGCTGAAACGCCTCTCGATCATTGAACCTAGTTTTCCAAAAATGGACCTTCCGCCCGAACCTGCAACCGATCTCGAACGTATCCTCAATAGTTCGGACGACAGTCATTGGTTCCTGGTTACCGCGTCCGCAGATCGCGACCTGTCTCCCGAAACGCTCCAACGATTGATAATAATTGGGTTTTAA
- a CDS encoding sigma-70 family RNA polymerase sigma factor, translating into MNESTHIFVDIMSEQSATAAATGRIEFEEAFSLHHRTVFRAARSVVQDPALAEDVTQETFLRLYHNLDSITDEEMLRPWLIRVAINVARNTIRGTIRANTRNENYVKETGTLAAASVETDYEENAGVSDIYKALNKIKEPLRSCLILKQQGLSYKEIARSLELNESSIGTFVARARQEFSRFYGKIGKDTL; encoded by the coding sequence ATGAACGAGAGTACACACATATTTGTGGACATAATGTCCGAACAATCAGCTACGGCGGCAGCGACAGGTAGGATCGAGTTTGAAGAGGCTTTCTCGCTTCATCACCGAACCGTCTTTCGCGCGGCACGGTCGGTCGTGCAGGATCCGGCCCTGGCTGAGGATGTAACGCAGGAAACCTTTCTGCGGCTCTATCACAATCTCGATTCAATCACAGATGAAGAAATGCTTCGCCCGTGGTTGATCCGTGTGGCGATAAATGTTGCCCGCAATACTATCCGCGGTACGATTAGGGCGAACACGCGCAACGAAAATTACGTCAAAGAAACAGGCACACTAGCGGCGGCGTCGGTCGAGACCGATTATGAAGAGAACGCCGGTGTGAGCGATATTTATAAGGCTCTCAACAAGATCAAAGAGCCGCTTAGGAGCTGTCTGATATTGAAACAACAAGGGCTGTCATACAAGGAGATCGCCCGCAGCCTTGAGCTTAACGAATCGAGCATCGGCACATTTGTCGCACGTGCCAGACAGGAATTTAGCCGGTTTTACGGGAAGATCGGTAAGGATACGTTATGA
- a CDS encoding zf-HC2 domain-containing protein, which yields MKQDCLDIGIIQAFLDGELDHGQSARVSGHIALCDSCTLMLADAEDESAVVFSALEREFATLVPTQRLWNKINESIETEKQSAPFWQKAWAFVILNLATPSFIAAAGMVIVFGLTAILIINRTSSTPEIAGVPEETVATFQQTTSQLSGPNPIETVVSDMRQAKPIAFQHVSYRSNERHVVGISTARGVSTASPDVANVYLPGEENYVKTISSLSRSVDSLKEDIFRPGERIAYERDMAVVDDAIAKMRVQINKDPKNDTAKQVLYSSYQNKIDLLNSVSQKEELVASLR from the coding sequence ATGAAGCAGGATTGTTTAGACATTGGCATAATTCAGGCCTTTTTGGACGGCGAACTGGATCACGGCCAGTCGGCTAGAGTCTCCGGACACATCGCTCTGTGCGATTCGTGTACGTTGATGCTCGCCGATGCTGAGGATGAGTCCGCGGTCGTATTTTCGGCGCTTGAACGAGAATTTGCCACCTTGGTTCCGACTCAGCGACTTTGGAACAAGATCAACGAATCGATCGAAACCGAAAAGCAGAGTGCACCATTCTGGCAAAAAGCTTGGGCGTTTGTAATTCTCAATCTCGCTACGCCTTCGTTCATCGCCGCGGCCGGTATGGTAATCGTCTTCGGACTTACCGCCATTCTTATAATAAACCGCACATCAAGCACGCCGGAGATCGCCGGTGTCCCAGAGGAGACCGTGGCGACATTTCAGCAAACTACATCGCAGCTATCCGGCCCGAATCCGATAGAGACCGTAGTGTCAGATATGCGTCAGGCTAAGCCGATCGCTTTTCAGCACGTTTCATATCGCTCGAACGAACGGCATGTCGTAGGTATCAGCACTGCAAGAGGTGTTTCGACCGCGTCGCCCGATGTCGCTAACGTTTATCTGCCGGGCGAAGAGAACTACGTGAAGACTATAAGTAGCCTTTCGCGTTCGGTCGATTCATTAAAGGAAGATATATTTCGTCCGGGCGAACGCATTGCATACGAGCGCGATATGGCAGTCGTCGATGATGCGATCGCCAAAATGCGTGTCCAGATAAATAAAGATCCGAAAAACGACACGGCCAAACAAGTGCTGTACTCTTCATACCAGAACAAGATCGACCTGCTTAATTCGGTTTCGCAAAAAGAGGAGTTGGTGGCGAGCCTCAGATAA
- a CDS encoding SMC family ATPase — MHISRLELENIKSHASSTFEFAKGTTAITGENGAGKTTIIEAIAWALFDLLEYKKEDFVRRGEKKGWVKVTFESGLDEREYTVYRDTGAGYYVTDPRLQTRIAEKKEEVFRFLWQHLGLEPGTDLRSLFRQAIGVPQGTFTAIFLEGATERKVAFDRLLKVEEYRQAAEKLRETSRYLDSQVTGVREGIARAEGELARSEIVATDNKALAANNRELAAEIEILTSDLAKLRSSVAALDERERSIVGLKTVFERSSSELERSQLVFRQLEQSVENAAAAAAKAAAAKPLADRHVEILGHLREFERERIERDRLRNELAATDAAIVNVRADSKRLVEGLTAAENAHSEIAKLRPKAVEQDGIEVEVRHLREAVAAARAAKAQITSLDDKLTRMRDGYKATSELLKESEARSVAATGLVKLEEQNTKLLYDIAASRAALERDERFQQEIKSGLCPILSEKCLNLKEGETLESFVSGQFVELRSRIASLETDLVTVGTSLRAARDAAGHLTTVETHRRRIAELTEEGKRLNAEKIELDKLADALEKSESDLAAAEARLAKLDDPRTRIKFLEVDAGREREICESLSKIESNLERLENDRNITVEKLESYRNLDTQWTAFSAERDSTADAHRTYIANEAESAALAERREQLDKANAELALITQRSADAETQLTSASASYNGELHLSQRAELLQAERRHAQSAATLEASKHREEQLAAELKRFAEIRRSLAAEFKEKERLEKVAEATAFIRDTLKEAAPRVARNYVFHVSLEANLLFREITGNAERTLRWCEDYAIMLEEDGYARPFQSLSGGEQMAAALSVRLALLKQLTDIRIAFFDEPTTNMDTERRENLAMQISRITHFDQLFVISHDETFDSYVDNVVSVG; from the coding sequence ATGCATATCTCCAGGCTCGAGCTTGAGAATATCAAATCTCACGCATCATCAACATTTGAGTTTGCCAAGGGCACGACCGCCATCACCGGCGAGAACGGCGCGGGCAAGACGACGATCATCGAGGCGATCGCGTGGGCACTGTTTGACCTGCTTGAATACAAAAAAGAAGATTTTGTTCGCCGCGGCGAAAAAAAGGGCTGGGTCAAGGTAACTTTTGAAAGCGGTCTCGATGAACGCGAATACACTGTATATCGCGACACCGGCGCCGGTTACTACGTCACTGACCCACGGCTGCAGACGAGGATCGCGGAGAAGAAAGAAGAGGTATTTCGTTTTCTTTGGCAGCATCTGGGCCTCGAACCGGGAACGGACCTGCGGTCACTTTTTCGTCAGGCGATCGGCGTACCTCAAGGAACGTTTACAGCCATTTTTCTCGAAGGTGCAACGGAACGCAAGGTCGCATTTGACCGCCTGCTCAAGGTCGAAGAGTATCGTCAGGCGGCCGAGAAACTTCGTGAGACGTCGAGATATCTTGACTCGCAGGTGACTGGCGTTCGGGAGGGCATTGCCCGTGCAGAGGGCGAACTGGCACGCTCCGAGATCGTCGCCACCGATAACAAGGCACTAGCCGCAAATAATCGAGAGTTGGCAGCCGAGATCGAAATATTAACATCGGATCTCGCGAAATTGCGTTCGTCTGTCGCGGCGCTTGACGAACGGGAGCGGAGCATCGTCGGGCTTAAGACCGTTTTTGAAAGATCATCATCTGAGCTCGAACGCTCCCAACTTGTATTTCGCCAGTTGGAACAGTCAGTCGAAAATGCCGCCGCCGCCGCCGCCAAGGCTGCGGCCGCCAAGCCTCTGGCCGATCGCCATGTCGAGATATTGGGCCACCTGCGCGAGTTTGAACGTGAACGAATCGAACGCGATAGACTACGCAATGAACTCGCAGCCACGGATGCCGCTATCGTCAATGTTCGTGCCGACAGCAAACGCCTTGTCGAAGGCCTTACGGCTGCCGAAAATGCTCACAGCGAGATTGCCAAGCTTCGCCCAAAAGCAGTTGAGCAAGACGGCATAGAAGTCGAGGTCCGACATTTGCGTGAGGCCGTGGCCGCCGCTCGTGCGGCAAAAGCGCAGATCACAAGCCTTGACGATAAACTCACGCGAATGCGTGATGGTTACAAGGCGACCAGCGAACTTTTGAAAGAGTCAGAAGCTCGATCAGTTGCCGCGACCGGTCTGGTCAAACTCGAAGAGCAAAACACTAAATTACTTTACGACATTGCGGCCTCGCGTGCCGCGCTTGAACGTGATGAGAGATTTCAACAGGAGATCAAGAGCGGCCTCTGTCCTATCCTGTCGGAAAAATGCCTCAACCTGAAGGAAGGTGAGACTCTGGAGAGTTTTGTTTCGGGCCAGTTTGTCGAACTGCGGTCTCGGATCGCATCGCTCGAAACCGATCTTGTGACCGTTGGCACGTCGCTTCGGGCCGCCCGCGACGCCGCCGGTCATTTGACTACCGTTGAAACGCACCGCCGTCGGATCGCCGAACTTACCGAAGAAGGCAAACGGCTTAACGCGGAAAAGATCGAACTCGACAAACTTGCAGACGCCCTCGAAAAATCAGAGAGCGATCTGGCGGCCGCCGAGGCACGCTTGGCGAAACTGGATGACCCGCGAACACGGATAAAATTTCTGGAGGTCGACGCCGGACGCGAGCGAGAGATCTGTGAGAGCCTCTCCAAGATCGAAAGTAATCTCGAACGCCTGGAAAATGACCGCAACATTACAGTAGAAAAGCTCGAATCTTACCGAAATCTCGACACCCAATGGACGGCGTTTTCGGCAGAACGCGACTCAACCGCTGATGCACATCGGACATACATTGCAAATGAGGCAGAATCTGCCGCACTTGCCGAACGCCGCGAACAATTGGACAAGGCGAACGCCGAGTTGGCTCTGATCACCCAACGATCGGCAGATGCCGAAACGCAATTAACATCTGCATCAGCGTCATATAACGGCGAACTGCATCTATCGCAGCGTGCAGAGCTTTTGCAGGCCGAACGCCGGCACGCACAATCTGCGGCAACTCTCGAGGCATCTAAGCATCGTGAAGAGCAACTCGCCGCCGAGCTCAAACGATTTGCCGAGATCCGGCGGTCGCTGGCCGCGGAGTTTAAGGAAAAGGAACGGCTCGAAAAGGTGGCCGAGGCAACCGCATTTATCCGCGACACGCTTAAGGAAGCGGCTCCGAGGGTCGCTCGCAATTACGTATTCCACGTTTCGCTCGAGGCTAATCTACTTTTTCGTGAGATCACCGGAAACGCAGAACGGACACTGCGTTGGTGCGAGGATTACGCCATAATGCTTGAGGAAGACGGTTACGCAAGGCCGTTTCAGAGCCTATCGGGCGGCGAACAGATGGCGGCGGCCTTGTCCGTGCGCCTTGCGTTGCTCAAACAATTGACCGATATTCGCATCGCATTTTTTGACGAACCGACGACCAATATGGACACCGAACGCCGCGAGAACCTCGCAATGCAGATCAGCCGGATCACGCATTTCGATCAGCTATTTGTTATCTCGCACGATGAGACGTTTGATAGTTATGTAGATAATGTAGTGTCGGTAGGTTAG
- a CDS encoding ribonuclease HI, with protein sequence MKKVTIVCDGSSLGNGKGNPRAAAVAVLGFKGIWKAVGEYLGAATNQQAEIAAAAIGLENLKEECTVTLMSDSRYVVETMGGTWKRKTNHEWWKRLDAAAKRHHISWKWVKGHNGHDVQEVADSMARKMAELGYVDNALLEEAVVDLGTLEL encoded by the coding sequence ATGAAAAAAGTCACAATAGTCTGCGACGGTTCGAGCCTCGGCAACGGCAAGGGTAACCCACGCGCCGCGGCGGTCGCTGTGCTTGGGTTTAAGGGCATTTGGAAGGCGGTCGGCGAGTATCTCGGAGCCGCGACGAATCAACAGGCCGAGATCGCGGCGGCGGCAATCGGGCTCGAGAATTTGAAAGAAGAGTGCACTGTCACGTTAATGTCCGACTCAAGATACGTAGTCGAGACGATGGGCGGGACTTGGAAACGCAAAACCAATCACGAGTGGTGGAAACGCCTCGATGCGGCCGCAAAACGGCATCACATATCGTGGAAATGGGTCAAGGGCCACAATGGCCACGACGTGCAGGAGGTCGCCGACTCGATGGCACGCAAGATGGCCGAACTCGGCTATGTGGATAATGCACTTTTAGAGGAAGCGGTCGTCGATCTAGGGACCTTAGAACTTTAA
- a CDS encoding 50S ribosomal protein L11 methyltransferase, which translates to MNNDKKLWFAVDIETDAIATEAIEFALNELGALGTEIDSFLKPTDKPLRVSGYFEKLPEDADIHETVREALRIYNYVPERVTSIATRSVEQTDWLAEWKKHWRPTVIGDFIIAPPWETVDDESKMVIRIEPNMAFGTGTHETTQLCVSAIGEELAPGESFLDVGTGTGILAIAAAKLGKRHIVACDVDEDSVKIAIENGEMNGTGDIEFFLGEIGDGTDMFDFVCANLTIDVILPMIDLLLAKTKRVLLLSGILGTQTDMITEALETRAVERYSINSAGEWISVTVKRN; encoded by the coding sequence ATGAACAATGACAAAAAACTTTGGTTCGCCGTCGACATCGAAACCGATGCGATTGCGACAGAGGCGATCGAATTCGCACTAAACGAACTCGGTGCACTCGGAACCGAGATCGACAGTTTTCTTAAGCCGACGGACAAACCGTTGCGGGTGTCGGGATACTTTGAAAAGCTGCCGGAGGACGCGGACATCCACGAGACCGTTCGGGAGGCACTACGGATCTATAACTACGTTCCCGAGCGAGTCACGAGTATCGCAACGCGTTCGGTCGAACAGACGGACTGGCTGGCCGAATGGAAAAAGCATTGGCGCCCGACGGTGATCGGCGATTTTATCATCGCACCCCCGTGGGAAACGGTGGACGATGAGTCCAAGATGGTGATCCGCATCGAACCGAATATGGCATTCGGCACCGGCACGCACGAAACGACACAGTTGTGTGTCTCGGCGATCGGCGAAGAACTCGCTCCGGGCGAGAGTTTTCTCGATGTCGGTACGGGAACCGGTATTCTCGCGATAGCTGCAGCAAAACTAGGCAAACGGCACATCGTCGCGTGTGATGTCGACGAAGATTCGGTGAAGATCGCAATTGAGAATGGCGAGATGAACGGAACGGGCGACATTGAGTTCTTTCTCGGCGAGATCGGCGATGGAACTGATATGTTCGATTTTGTTTGTGCCAATCTGACGATCGATGTCATTTTGCCGATGATCGATCTGCTGCTTGCTAAAACAAAGCGAGTATTGCTGCTGTCGGGAATCCTTGGAACTCAAACGGATATGATCACGGAGGCTCTCGAGACCAGAGCAGTTGAGCGATATTCGATCAACTCTGCCGGTGAATGGATCTCGGTAACGGTCAAACGAAACTAA
- the era gene encoding GTPase Era, producing MQDDKFRSGYAAFVGRPNAGKSTLLNRLVGEKIAAVSNKPQTTRHRIQGIVNIDGGQIVFVDTPGVHKPGHLLNRRMMSAVHDAILSVDVLVLMRDASVSTGNGDRFVLELVKQAAKPTVLVLNKIDKIRDKAALLPLIDMYSKEYDFAEIIPVSALKGDAIDNLLSQIVKHLPEGEPIFGEDEMTDQPVRSIAAEMVREKILLSTGEELPYVTAVVTELYDDTDPNVLRIFCAIYVEKHSQKKIIVGKQGSRIKDIGTRARVDIENLVGRQVYLKLFVKVVEDWRNREASLDEIGLEKSR from the coding sequence ATGCAGGATGATAAATTTCGCAGCGGCTATGCCGCATTCGTCGGGCGGCCCAACGCGGGAAAATCTACGCTCCTAAACCGCCTGGTCGGTGAGAAGATCGCAGCCGTTTCAAACAAACCGCAAACGACCCGACATCGTATTCAAGGTATCGTCAATATAGACGGCGGCCAGATCGTCTTCGTCGATACGCCCGGAGTCCACAAACCGGGGCATTTGCTTAACCGCCGGATGATGTCGGCGGTGCACGATGCGATCCTCTCGGTCGACGTACTTGTCCTGATGCGTGACGCGAGCGTATCGACCGGAAATGGTGACCGGTTTGTACTCGAGCTCGTCAAGCAGGCTGCCAAGCCAACCGTGCTCGTCCTCAACAAGATAGATAAGATCCGGGACAAGGCTGCGTTGCTGCCGCTAATTGATATGTACTCGAAAGAGTATGACTTTGCCGAGATCATTCCGGTTTCCGCTCTTAAGGGCGACGCTATCGACAACTTACTTTCCCAGATCGTAAAACATTTGCCCGAGGGCGAACCGATATTTGGCGAGGATGAGATGACCGATCAGCCGGTGCGGAGCATCGCGGCGGAAATGGTCCGGGAAAAAATACTGTTATCCACCGGGGAAGAACTGCCGTATGTGACGGCGGTCGTCACTGAGCTATATGATGATACGGATCCGAACGTTCTCCGCATTTTTTGCGCGATCTACGTGGAAAAACACTCGCAAAAGAAGATAATTGTCGGGAAACAGGGATCACGCATAAAGGATATCGGTACTCGAGCGCGCGTCGATATCGAAAATCTTGTTGGGCGTCAGGTCTATCTAAAACTCTTCGTCAAGGTCGTCGAAGACTGGCGCAACCGCGAAGCCTCGCTGGACGAGATCGGGCTCGAAAAGAGTCGTTAG
- a CDS encoding STAS domain-containing protein: MADITITERQAGDVTILDLDGKVTIGEGSVALRGTIRRVLGEGKTKLLLNLGRVGYIDSSGIGELVSSFTAVNKEGGTLKLLNLTEKIQDLLAITKLLTVFDVFENEADALSSFS; encoded by the coding sequence ATGGCAGATATTACTATTACTGAACGGCAGGCGGGTGATGTGACGATCCTCGACCTCGACGGCAAGGTCACGATCGGCGAGGGTAGCGTTGCTCTTCGCGGAACAATTCGTCGCGTCCTTGGCGAAGGCAAGACCAAACTGCTCTTGAATTTGGGCCGCGTCGGCTATATCGATTCAAGCGGCATCGGCGAACTGGTCTCGAGCTTTACTGCCGTGAATAAAGAGGGCGGGACACTCAAACTCTTGAATTTGACCGAAAAAATCCAAGACCTTTTGGCCATTACCAAGTTGTTGACCGTTTTCGACGTTTTTGAAAACGAGGCTGACGCTCTGAGCAGCTTTTCCTAA
- a CDS encoding ATP-binding protein has translation MTETVQLTLPSRIESVDEAAAGAESFAKAAGLADDMIFAIDLAVRESVANAIKHGNKFDGSKVVEVTLDQTSVGVEIKVRDYGSGFRPEDIPDPTDRENLLKANGRGILFMRSFMDEVEWSNADGGGLIVTMVKKR, from the coding sequence GTGACTGAAACCGTTCAACTTACACTGCCTAGTAGGATCGAGTCCGTCGACGAAGCGGCCGCCGGAGCTGAAAGCTTTGCCAAAGCAGCGGGCCTCGCCGATGATATGATCTTTGCGATCGATCTCGCTGTTCGCGAATCGGTTGCGAATGCAATTAAACACGGCAATAAATTTGACGGATCAAAGGTCGTCGAGGTAACACTCGACCAAACTTCCGTCGGTGTCGAGATCAAAGTTCGGGACTACGGATCAGGGTTTCGGCCAGAGGATATTCCGGATCCGACCGATCGGGAAAATCTGCTTAAAGCAAATGGCCGCGGTATCCTCTTTATGAGGTCATTTATGGACGAGGTAGAATGGTCCAATGCGGACGGCGGCGGATTGATCGTAACAATGGTCAAAAAGCGATAA